From Mesomycoplasma dispar, a single genomic window includes:
- the yihA gene encoding ribosome biogenesis GTP-binding protein YihA/YsxC, with product MWKFLKSCPTNCYLEPQFAFIGRSNVGKSSLINALAKQKIARISSKPGKTQLLNFYQNENKKLVVDLPGYGYARLSQTKKREIETMVFDYFSKNSYILTVFLLIDGKVGFTDLDFEMIEFLVSLKLEIQILANKIDKTNQSERAKLLKKCDNLKINCLFVSAKNGLNLNKISDLIN from the coding sequence ATGTGAAAATTTCTTAAATCTTGCCCTACAAATTGTTATTTAGAACCACAATTTGCCTTTATTGGGCGTTCTAATGTTGGTAAATCCTCGCTAATTAACGCACTTGCTAAACAAAAGATAGCGCGAATTTCTTCAAAACCTGGAAAAACGCAACTTTTAAATTTTTATCAAAACGAAAACAAAAAGTTGGTTGTTGATCTTCCGGGCTATGGTTATGCACGATTATCGCAGACAAAAAAACGTGAAATTGAAACAATGGTATTTGACTATTTTAGTAAAAATTCATATATTTTAACTGTTTTTTTATTAATCGATGGCAAAGTTGGGTTTACCGATCTTGATTTTGAAATGATTGAATTTCTAGTTTCATTAAAACTAGAAATTCAAATTTTAGCAAATAAAATTGATAAAACAAACCAATCTGAGCGTGCAAAATTATTGAAAAAATGTGATAATTTAAAAATAAATTGCTTGTTTGTTTCGGCAAAAAATGGTTTAAATTTGAACAAGATTAGCGATTTAATTAATTAA
- the rplW gene encoding 50S ribosomal protein L23 → MNVNEIIKGPILTEKSYQLMSAGVYSFKVSPKTNRSETKKAVEYIFNVKVDKVNIFTVPKKEKNLGKSKGFTSRYKRALVKLKPGYTINLFGDESPEVDNKDSQTNDEITTKIAEKRAELDAKNKEIAEKLAKKQGKTVSEQAQSNELNQDSVKTDSEIIESENQEKGESN, encoded by the coding sequence ATGAATGTCAATGAAATTATTAAAGGTCCAATTTTAACGGAAAAATCCTACCAGTTAATGTCTGCAGGAGTTTATTCTTTTAAAGTTAGTCCAAAAACAAATCGCTCAGAGACAAAAAAAGCTGTTGAATACATTTTTAATGTCAAAGTCGATAAAGTTAATATTTTTACTGTCCCAAAAAAAGAAAAAAATCTCGGAAAATCAAAAGGTTTTACTAGCAGATACAAAAGAGCGCTTGTGAAATTAAAACCAGGTTATACAATTAATCTTTTCGGTGATGAAAGTCCAGAAGTTGATAACAAAGATAGTCAAACAAACGATGAAATAACAACAAAAATTGCTGAAAAAAGAGCCGAATTAGATGCAAAAAATAAAGAAATCGCCGAAAAACTTGCTAAAAAACAAGGAAAAACTGTATCAGAGCAAGCACAAAGTAACGAACTAAATCAAGACTCAGTAAAAACTGATAGTGAAATAATAGAATCCGAAAACCAAGAGAAAGGAGAGTCTAATTAA
- a CDS encoding ABC transporter ATP-binding protein/permease, translated as MIKIKNLTKNFNQRAIFKNFSLDIPSNELIFVVGPSGIGKTTLINLIANFSQKDGGEILFYKDNKIVKNPLIDVVFQDFNLIESATGMENIKIGANAINFNIDEKNIEENASFVNISKENLANNVSNLSGGEKQRIAILRSLARESDFILLDEPTGNLDFENAKILFEKIQILKKNKTILIVSHNLDLAKKYGDRIIYLKNESVLEIDKIEEINKAESLNKTDYNFKFEKKPLKISDKLKSIILFLKLDFKNKIIITTLLIITFLISILSLNLFATLDTRANAVDSQRIHQYNLDSFEVQKKGISPFFDGEIEKFNAKKDIVNKIIPVYSTQNFAFTYNNKGKELISEKDAIELIDQSDFFKNRFKFDDKNLQGNFIQNEDEIIISNSVVTKLKITDPIGKKIKIKAIRNSNVDEISTIFEVTIVGVNYSTDAFGRIPSFLHYNLPKKINEAFFGKNTVGDSLFSDITIGPLNTRNFQVFVVEKKHFLKDLKVENLKISDGGLPKNKDEIVVSVNTIDEINNIIDNFNNRVTELNKNNDFKIDKYEKLKIGSKVRLSNKTGQDIPFKIVGTFDLKENHHLQEQKSESGAPEEQRHKFNHQIIMHNDGDEYRNEIRPRGAKIFLKSDNISENLASFKKDFSNFLYSNDLESIKILVLSSTFLVKAALLVIQIILIVLLVVFSVLYAKNLTQSKIKSIGILKSLGEKTRKIFFLHILNIFVISSLILISGLIISLPSMPYFYNLITTADFISPTYTQIFINFISIWFSTSLLIFLIYFFISLRYYKKPVTELLKNSL; from the coding sequence ATGATAAAAATTAAAAATTTGACTAAAAATTTTAACCAAAGAGCTATTTTTAAAAATTTTAGCCTAGACATCCCGTCTAATGAGTTGATCTTTGTCGTTGGACCTTCTGGGATTGGGAAAACTACTCTTATTAACCTAATCGCTAATTTTAGTCAAAAAGATGGAGGTGAAATTCTTTTTTATAAAGATAACAAAATTGTTAAAAACCCTTTAATTGACGTTGTTTTTCAAGATTTTAACCTAATTGAATCTGCTACTGGTATGGAAAATATTAAAATTGGCGCAAATGCGATAAATTTTAATATTGATGAAAAGAATATTGAAGAAAATGCAAGTTTTGTTAATATTTCAAAAGAAAATTTAGCAAATAATGTAAGTAATTTATCAGGCGGTGAAAAACAACGGATTGCGATTTTGCGATCATTAGCGCGTGAATCTGATTTTATTTTGTTAGATGAACCTACTGGAAATCTTGACTTCGAAAATGCTAAAATTCTTTTTGAAAAAATACAAATATTAAAGAAAAATAAAACTATTTTGATAGTTAGCCACAATTTAGATCTTGCTAAAAAATACGGCGATAGAATAATTTATCTAAAAAATGAGTCTGTATTAGAAATTGATAAAATCGAAGAAATAAATAAGGCCGAATCTTTAAATAAAACTGATTATAATTTTAAATTTGAAAAAAAACCTTTAAAAATAAGTGACAAATTAAAATCAATTATTTTATTTTTGAAGCTAGATTTTAAAAATAAAATAATTATTACAACTTTACTAATTATCACATTTCTAATTAGCATTTTAAGTCTAAATTTATTTGCTACACTTGATACGCGAGCGAATGCTGTTGACTCGCAACGAATTCATCAATACAATTTGGATTCTTTTGAGGTTCAAAAAAAGGGAATATCACCATTTTTTGACGGAGAAATTGAGAAATTCAATGCTAAAAAAGACATTGTTAATAAAATTATTCCCGTTTATTCAACTCAAAACTTTGCTTTTACTTATAATAATAAGGGCAAAGAATTAATTTCTGAGAAAGATGCTATTGAATTAATCGACCAATCTGATTTTTTTAAAAATAGGTTTAAATTTGATGACAAAAACCTTCAAGGTAATTTTATACAAAATGAAGATGAGATAATTATTTCAAATTCAGTTGTCACAAAATTAAAAATTACTGATCCTATTGGCAAAAAAATTAAAATTAAAGCTATACGTAATTCGAATGTTGATGAAATTTCAACAATTTTTGAAGTCACTATTGTCGGAGTAAACTATTCAACTGATGCCTTTGGCAGAATACCCTCTTTTTTACATTATAATTTACCAAAAAAAATTAATGAAGCTTTTTTTGGTAAAAACACAGTCGGCGATTCGCTTTTCAGCGACATAACAATCGGTCCTTTGAATACAAGAAATTTTCAAGTATTTGTAGTTGAAAAAAAACATTTTTTAAAAGATTTAAAGGTAGAAAATTTAAAAATTAGTGATGGTGGGCTTCCTAAAAATAAAGATGAGATTGTTGTTTCAGTTAACACTATTGATGAAATAAATAATATTATAGATAATTTTAACAATAGAGTTACTGAATTAAACAAAAACAATGATTTTAAAATCGACAAATACGAGAAGCTAAAAATAGGGTCTAAAGTTCGGTTATCAAACAAAACTGGACAAGATATTCCTTTTAAAATAGTCGGAACTTTTGATCTAAAGGAAAACCATCATTTGCAGGAACAAAAATCAGAATCTGGCGCGCCCGAAGAACAAAGACATAAATTTAACCACCAAATCATAATGCACAATGATGGTGATGAATATAGAAACGAAATAAGACCGCGTGGTGCAAAAATATTTTTAAAATCTGACAATATCAGTGAAAATTTAGCCTCATTTAAAAAGGATTTTTCAAATTTTTTATATTCAAACGATCTTGAATCAATAAAAATTTTAGTTTTAAGCTCCACTTTTTTAGTAAAAGCAGCTTTACTTGTTATTCAAATAATTCTTATAGTTTTATTAGTAGTTTTTTCAGTTCTTTATGCAAAAAATCTAACACAATCAAAGATAAAATCAATTGGAATTCTTAAATCACTAGGCGAAAAAACTAGAAAAATCTTTTTCTTACACATATTAAATATTTTTGTAATTTCATCCTTAATTTTAATATCAGGCCTAATAATAAGTTTGCCTAGTATGCCATATTTTTATAATTTGATAACAACCGCTGATTTTATAAGTCCAACTTATACACAAATTTTTATCAATTTCATTTCAATTTGATTCTCAACTAGCTTACTTATTTTTCTTATCTATTTTTTCATATCATTAAGATATTACAAAAAACCTGTTACTGAACTTCTTAAAAATAGTTTATAA
- the rplB gene encoding 50S ribosomal protein L2, whose protein sequence is MALKYYKPTTNGRRHMSSLDFGANLTTDKPEKSLLVILKKHSGRNAQGKITVRHQGGRHKRKYRLIDFKRNKDNIPGIVKTIEYDPNRSANIALISYIDGEKRYILAPKNLKVGQRILSGTDADILVGNALPLANIPEGTFIHNIELHPGAGGQLIRSAGTWAQIQGRDESGKYVVIKLKSGEYRRILATCRATIGVVGNEENSLVNIGKAGRNRHKGIRPTVRGSVMNPNDHPHGGGEGKQPIGRKSPLTPWGKKALGVKTRDPKKASTKLIIRSRKETKK, encoded by the coding sequence ATGGCGCTTAAGTATTATAAACCGACTACAAACGGTCGTCGTCATATGTCTTCACTTGATTTTGGTGCAAATTTAACCACTGATAAACCAGAAAAGTCGCTCCTTGTAATTCTTAAAAAACATTCAGGACGTAATGCTCAAGGTAAAATTACCGTTCGTCATCAAGGTGGCAGACATAAAAGAAAATACCGCTTAATTGATTTTAAAAGAAATAAAGATAATATTCCTGGGATTGTTAAGACAATCGAATACGATCCTAACCGTTCGGCAAATATTGCGCTAATTTCTTATATCGATGGGGAAAAACGCTATATTTTAGCACCGAAAAATCTCAAAGTGGGACAGAGAATTCTGTCAGGAACTGATGCTGATATTCTTGTCGGAAATGCGCTTCCGCTTGCTAATATTCCTGAGGGAACTTTCATTCATAACATCGAATTACATCCTGGCGCAGGCGGGCAATTAATTCGTTCAGCGGGAACTTGAGCACAAATTCAAGGTCGCGATGAAAGTGGAAAATACGTTGTTATTAAGTTAAAATCTGGTGAATACCGTCGGATTTTAGCTACTTGTCGGGCAACAATTGGTGTTGTTGGTAACGAAGAAAATTCACTTGTTAACATCGGAAAAGCGGGAAGAAATCGTCATAAAGGAATAAGACCAACGGTGCGTGGATCAGTTATGAACCCTAACGATCACCCTCATGGTGGTGGAGAAGGAAAACAGCCAATTGGACGTAAATCACCATTGACTCCATGAGGTAAAAAAGCGCTTGGAGTTAAAACAAGAGATCCGAAAAAAGCATCAACTAAATTGATAATTCGTTCAAGAAAGGAAACTAAAAAATAA
- the rpsS gene encoding 30S ribosomal protein S19 yields MARSLKKGPFADEHLLKKVDDAIANNSRKPIKTWSRRSTIFPQFVGLTFLVHNGKIFNEVYVTDDMVGHKLGEFSPTRTYYGHGKDKAKKK; encoded by the coding sequence ATGGCTCGTTCACTTAAAAAAGGTCCGTTTGCTGATGAGCATCTTCTGAAAAAAGTCGATGATGCAATTGCGAATAATTCACGTAAACCAATTAAAACTTGATCGCGGCGTTCAACAATTTTCCCTCAGTTTGTCGGACTAACATTTTTAGTTCATAATGGCAAAATTTTTAACGAAGTTTATGTTACCGATGATATGGTTGGACATAAATTAGGTGAGTTTTCGCCAACACGAACTTATTATGGGCATGGTAAAGATAAGGCTAAAAAGAAATAA
- the rplC gene encoding 50S ribosomal protein L3 — MKGILAKKIGMSQLFTTDGVAIPVSIIEVPENVVTKVITKEENDYNAIQLAAFDKKESRFRKPEIGHFAKANTKPKKFVREFRDVQGFKLGQIVDVSIFSAGEFVDVIGTSKGKGFAGTIKRHNQAIGPRSHGGGGGSKPIRQTGSLGDISGNKVVKGMTMPGHLGHSRVTKQSLEIIKVDKENNLLIVKGSVPGPKKSFLMIKTASKKPFAKTPVSLFEIESKVQELKNE; from the coding sequence ATGAAAGGAATTCTAGCAAAAAAGATCGGAATGAGCCAACTTTTTACAACAGATGGTGTCGCTATTCCTGTTAGCATAATCGAAGTTCCCGAAAATGTGGTAACTAAAGTTATCACCAAAGAAGAAAATGATTACAACGCTATTCAACTTGCTGCTTTTGATAAAAAAGAATCACGTTTTCGCAAACCCGAAATTGGTCATTTTGCAAAAGCAAACACTAAACCAAAAAAGTTTGTCCGTGAATTTCGCGATGTTCAAGGGTTTAAATTAGGTCAAATTGTTGATGTTTCAATTTTTAGTGCTGGTGAATTTGTTGATGTAATTGGAACATCAAAAGGAAAAGGGTTCGCTGGAACAATTAAACGTCATAATCAAGCAATCGGACCTAGATCGCACGGTGGTGGGGGTGGTTCAAAACCAATACGTCAAACTGGATCACTTGGAGATATTTCTGGGAATAAAGTTGTAAAAGGAATGACGATGCCAGGACATTTAGGTCATTCACGCGTTACAAAACAATCACTTGAAATTATTAAAGTTGATAAAGAAAATAACTTATTAATAGTAAAAGGTTCAGTTCCTGGTCCAAAAAAATCTTTTTTGATGATAAAAACTGCATCGAAAAAGCCGTTTGCTAAAACTCCAGTTAGTCTTTTTGAGATTGAATCTAAGGTTCAGGAGTTAAAAAATGAATAA
- the rplD gene encoding 50S ribosomal protein L4 produces the protein MNKNSEITIQTRKYENLVKFNSNNDLPASLFELKDLHYQAIFDSILSERASRRFSTHKVKNRAEVSGTGKKPWKQKSTGKARAGSKRSPIFVGGGRAFGPTTQRNYDLKVNKKVKKIAFISALSQLAQNQQILVSDFAMDKISTKSLVDQLKTFKIDHLRHILIASSDPNLFLSARNLANIELVKPNSLTVESLIKADLLVISKNDVANLEKRI, from the coding sequence ATGAATAAAAATTCAGAAATTACTATTCAAACTAGAAAATATGAAAATCTAGTTAAATTTAATTCAAATAATGATTTGCCAGCATCATTATTTGAATTAAAAGATTTACATTATCAAGCGATTTTTGATTCAATTTTATCTGAAAGAGCATCACGAAGATTTTCAACACACAAAGTAAAAAATCGCGCTGAGGTTTCAGGAACAGGGAAAAAGCCTTGAAAACAAAAATCGACTGGTAAAGCTCGTGCGGGGTCAAAAAGATCGCCAATATTTGTCGGCGGTGGGCGTGCTTTTGGGCCAACTACCCAAAGAAATTACGACTTAAAAGTTAATAAGAAAGTGAAAAAAATCGCCTTTATTTCCGCTCTATCCCAACTTGCACAAAACCAACAAATTCTTGTTAGCGACTTTGCAATGGATAAAATTTCAACAAAATCACTTGTAGATCAGTTAAAAACATTTAAAATCGACCATCTTCGTCACATTTTAATTGCTTCTAGTGATCCAAATTTATTTTTATCTGCAAGAAATTTAGCAAACATTGAACTAGTAAAGCCAAATTCACTAACAGTTGAGTCATTAATTAAAGCTGATTTGTTAGTGATTTCAAAAAATGATGTTGCAAATCTTGAAAAAAGGATTTAA
- the rplV gene encoding 50S ribosomal protein L22 — protein MSLTNNSLVSASVKTQRISASKARLVAVLLKNKPVYEALSILNHTNKKAAPIFKKLINSAIANAINNHGLEQSNLVVKAAIVNEGPTLKRFRPRAKGSASQILKRTSHFKVVLTNEYADSDFENTDFTSENHPYESDIDTNTQESDQKQTHMSAEINDSADKTIENNATEANLVQEADEKGDK, from the coding sequence ATGAGTTTAACTAATAATAGTTTAGTAAGTGCATCGGTAAAAACACAACGGATTTCTGCATCAAAAGCACGTCTTGTTGCCGTCTTATTAAAAAACAAACCTGTCTATGAAGCTCTTTCAATTCTTAACCATACCAACAAAAAAGCTGCACCGATTTTTAAAAAATTAATTAACTCCGCAATTGCTAATGCAATTAACAACCACGGTCTTGAACAATCTAATTTAGTAGTAAAAGCCGCAATTGTTAATGAAGGTCCAACTTTAAAACGTTTTCGTCCACGAGCAAAAGGTTCTGCAAGCCAAATTTTGAAACGAACTTCGCATTTTAAGGTAGTTCTTACTAACGAATATGCTGATTCTGACTTCGAAAACACCGATTTTACTAGTGAAAATCACCCATATGAGAGCGATATTGATACAAACACCCAAGAAAGCGATCAAAAACAAACCCATATGAGCGCCGAAATTAATGACTCAGCGGATAAAACCATTGAAAATAACGCCACAGAAGCAAATTTAGTACAAGAAGCGGACGAAAAAGGAGATAAATAA
- the rpsJ gene encoding 30S ribosomal protein S10 produces MNTTSIKIKLKAFDHRQIDAAAKKIMLLARELNVETRGPVPLPTSRAIYTILRSVHINKKSREQFESRTHKRLVILKVSPTNQKAVTEKISRSQLPAGVWLEIEVS; encoded by the coding sequence ATGAATACAACGTCAATTAAAATTAAACTAAAAGCATTTGACCATCGTCAAATCGATGCAGCAGCTAAGAAAATTATGCTTTTGGCTCGCGAACTTAATGTCGAAACTCGTGGACCAGTGCCACTTCCGACTTCAAGAGCAATTTATACAATTCTTAGATCAGTTCACATTAATAAAAAATCACGTGAACAATTTGAAAGTCGCACACATAAACGACTTGTAATTTTAAAAGTATCCCCTACAAATCAAAAAGCAGTGACTGAAAAAATCTCGCGATCACAATTACCAGCAGGGGTTTGATTAGAAATCGAGGTAAGTTAA